In a single window of the Armatimonadota bacterium genome:
- a CDS encoding pentapeptide repeat-containing protein — translation MTAPETEKPAAKCPVEMHDGSPCGRHVYHKGLCICHSDIPEKNSDRFKREIEAMLARKDYDFTRFVFPNAAEFTSRVFDGSVRFRGATFQGEAQFAGARFQREAEFRWATFCASACFALATFESGADFPDATFMGDADFGRATFAGPASFSSAKLQGKAYFTWGTFEGDTHFPDATFHGYAGFLGATFRGHTDLSGAAFQDRADFQDAKFRGKARFRGTRFQGKADFFRATFEDATEFVYATFLDAALFVGERDNRLFCRQADADFYEARFEHPERAVFRHVYLGKARFLGADVRRVDFTKVQWGTRLDGRPAVWDELGPEEDGKEKDYALIGKLYRQLKYNYEEEQRDPITAGDFHFGEMEMRRLEPCKGWLRATYRRYLSAIAFYRWISGYGEDYVRAFAWIVVMILLFGVVFTHPWFALRTSPLSGSLQPVNGFWPHLLYSVMCFLLRGDKPFEPVHLAGHYASVAEGIIGPPLIAMFVLALNRRFKR, via the coding sequence ATGACTGCCCCTGAGACCGAGAAACCCGCCGCCAAGTGCCCGGTTGAGATGCATGACGGCAGCCCTTGCGGACGACACGTCTACCACAAGGGATTGTGCATCTGCCACTCCGACATCCCGGAAAAGAACTCCGATAGGTTCAAGCGCGAGATCGAAGCCATGCTTGCCCGCAAGGACTACGACTTTACCCGGTTCGTGTTCCCGAATGCCGCGGAGTTCACCAGCAGGGTCTTCGACGGGTCGGTCCGATTCCGGGGGGCGACGTTCCAGGGCGAGGCGCAGTTCGCCGGGGCGAGGTTCCAGAGGGAGGCAGAGTTCAGATGGGCAACGTTCTGCGCCAGCGCGTGCTTCGCTTTGGCGACCTTCGAAAGTGGAGCAGACTTCCCCGATGCGACGTTCATGGGGGACGCGGACTTCGGCAGAGCGACCTTCGCAGGACCGGCGAGCTTCTCGTCGGCGAAGTTACAGGGCAAGGCGTACTTCACATGGGGGACTTTTGAGGGGGATACACACTTTCCAGACGCCACGTTCCACGGCTATGCGGGCTTCCTCGGAGCGACCTTTCGAGGCCACACCGATCTTAGCGGGGCAGCGTTCCAGGACCGCGCGGACTTTCAGGACGCGAAATTCCGTGGCAAGGCGCGCTTCCGGGGGACGAGGTTTCAGGGCAAGGCAGACTTTTTCAGAGCAACATTCGAGGACGCGACGGAGTTCGTCTATGCGACCTTCCTAGATGCGGCACTCTTTGTGGGAGAGAGGGATAATCGGCTTTTCTGCCGCCAAGCAGATGCCGATTTCTACGAGGCGCGTTTTGAACATCCCGAGAGAGCCGTGTTTCGGCATGTCTATCTTGGCAAGGCCCGGTTCCTCGGGGCCGATGTGCGGAGGGTGGATTTCACCAAAGTGCAGTGGGGTACGCGCTTAGACGGTCGCCCGGCCGTGTGGGACGAACTGGGGCCAGAAGAGGATGGCAAAGAGAAGGACTACGCGCTGATCGGCAAGCTTTACCGGCAACTGAAGTACAACTACGAGGAAGAGCAGCGTGACCCCATTACAGCGGGAGACTTCCATTTCGGCGAGATGGAAATGCGGCGGCTTGAACCATGTAAGGGCTGGCTGCGTGCCACGTACAGGCGATACCTGTCTGCGATCGCGTTCTACCGCTGGATCAGCGGGTACGGGGAGGACTATGTCCGCGCGTTCGCGTGGATTGTAGTGATGATCCTTCTTTTCGGAGTGGTGTTCACCCATCCGTGGTTCGCGCTCCGTACCAGCCCGCTTTCAGGTTCGCTGCAGCCTGTCAATGGTTTCTGGCCGCACTTGCTCTACTCGGTCATGTGCTTCTTGCTGCGAGGGGACAAGCCGTTCGAGCCTGTGCACCTCGCGGGCCACTATGCGTCGGTGGCGGAGGGCATCATCGGCCCTCCGCTCATCGCTATGTTCGTTCTGGCGCTGAACCGGCGGTTCAAGCGGTGA
- a CDS encoding rhamnulokinase family protein, protein MSANEALLAVDLGAESGRAVRGRLDGERLQMEEVLRFPNQPVEIGDTLYWDLLAIYAKVQAAIDKARGAGALRSVGIDTWGVDFGLLDRAGHLIANPVHYRDRRTAGIMQRAFDIVPREDLFAATGNMFLEFNTLYQLLALRFADDPALGIAERMLNTPDLLNYWLSGVMAHELTIASTTQCLAADRQDWAWDLLRRLDLPARLFGDIVAPGTTLGSLRVSDATTVVATAGHDTGAAVMAVPGRGDDIAWISSGTWSVVGVLTDAVVLAPEVLAWNFTNEAGGDGRNRLSRNVMGLWLLQECRREWERDGQSWSYAELAQMAAAAPPLRSLVDADDSRFFRPGGMPDAIRGYCAATAQPAPQTAGEIARCIFESLALAYRRALDWLEALTNRRIERIHIVGGGSRNSILCQFTADAAGRPVVAGPAEATAIGNLLVQARAHGWIASSAEAAEVVRRSFPTAEFAPAGGDAWHEAAARFAGLGKV, encoded by the coding sequence GTGTCCGCCAACGAGGCCCTGCTTGCGGTTGACCTGGGTGCCGAAAGCGGCCGCGCGGTGCGCGGCCGCTTAGACGGCGAGCGCCTGCAGATGGAAGAGGTGCTCCGCTTTCCCAACCAGCCGGTGGAAATCGGCGACACCCTCTACTGGGACCTCCTCGCCATCTACGCCAAGGTGCAGGCGGCGATTGACAAGGCCCGCGGCGCCGGCGCTCTGCGCTCGGTCGGCATAGACACCTGGGGCGTTGACTTTGGGCTGCTGGACCGCGCCGGTCACCTCATCGCCAACCCGGTGCATTACCGCGACCGGCGCACCGCGGGCATCATGCAGCGCGCCTTCGATATCGTCCCCCGCGAGGACCTCTTCGCCGCCACCGGCAACATGTTCCTGGAGTTCAACACCCTCTACCAGCTCCTGGCCCTGCGCTTCGCGGACGACCCGGCGCTGGGAATTGCCGAGCGGATGCTGAATACCCCGGATCTGCTGAACTACTGGCTGAGCGGGGTGATGGCGCACGAGCTGACTATCGCCTCGACCACGCAGTGCCTGGCGGCCGACCGCCAGGACTGGGCCTGGGATCTGCTGCGGCGGCTGGACCTCCCGGCGCGGCTGTTCGGCGACATCGTCGCCCCGGGAACCACCCTCGGGTCCCTGCGGGTGAGCGACGCGACGACCGTGGTCGCCACCGCCGGTCACGACACGGGGGCGGCGGTGATGGCGGTGCCCGGGCGGGGGGATGACATCGCCTGGATCAGCTCGGGTACCTGGTCGGTGGTCGGCGTACTGACCGACGCCGTGGTGCTGGCGCCCGAGGTGCTGGCCTGGAACTTCACCAACGAGGCGGGCGGAGACGGCCGCAACCGGCTGTCGCGCAACGTCATGGGCCTGTGGCTCTTGCAGGAGTGCCGCCGCGAGTGGGAGCGCGACGGGCAAAGCTGGTCCTATGCCGAACTGGCCCAGATGGCCGCCGCGGCGCCGCCACTCCGCAGTCTGGTGGACGCGGACGATTCCCGCTTCTTTCGCCCCGGCGGCATGCCCGACGCCATCCGCGGCTACTGCGCCGCCACCGCGCAGCCGGCGCCGCAGACCGCGGGCGAGATCGCGCGCTGCATCTTCGAGAGCCTGGCGCTGGCTTACCGGCGGGCGCTCGACTGGCTCGAAGCCTTGACCAACCGGAGGATCGAGCGAATCCACATCGTGGGCGGCGGTTCGCGCAATTCCATCTTGTGCCAATTCACCGCGGACGCCGCGGGTCGGCCGGTGGTAGCGGGGCCGGCGGAGGCGACGGCGATCGGCAACTTGCTGGTGCAGGCGCGGGCGCACGGTTGGATCGCATCATCGGCCGAGGCGGCGGAGGTGGTGCGGCGCTCGTTCCCGACCGCGGAGTTCGCGCCCGCAGGAGGTGACGCCTGGCACGAGGCCGCCGCGCGGTTCGCGGGGCTGGGGAAAGTCTAG
- a CDS encoding family 78 glycoside hydrolase catalytic domain: MTQSAVALNLKDHLARWIWTSDARNLRHYFMFARRTFNLRRPPTRALLFISACDHYRLYVNGRYLGRGPQRGDPKWQSYDTYDVTALLAPGRNAVAVQIYRYGVANILTRDTLGGLFARLEIESAGGGPRVIGTDGAWKVRAAKGWNRTAGEVSGGVGVTEVLDSRLDPADWMEVACDDRAWENATVIPRNREPCPVLLPRDIPMLVEKGIPPASVQALSESLIISSTTVDIPELLAREIHQPLRYCKVENPRGLLRPTGAPTVVTLPSLGRDANVFDGHFNPHIVLDFGRMVNAFPRVEVEAPAGTIIDLTCGQELIGGRIAPVSGVGRFGDRCTLRGGRQVWEMFEYRNFRYLQITVRNASQPVRIHCVSANTYRYPMTQKGRFVCSDPVLTKTWQACVDTADLCADDGYMDTSAREKRNWLGDGSHGVPAIYAGFGEVALTARYFRMTCWGGLGDGMLRMFYPGSDYRPEGSEMPSLIPHHSLVWALRLWENWEFFGRREILENAFPALEGLAQWFRRNRDADGLLSHLPYWNWLDWTPADLRGENLATNAFYLKLLQDLARIAEALGQPAKALPYRAEAERVRQVLRTRFWDAGRGLFLDSYLKGRLTGVASELGNALAVLYGIADARQAARVMAHLAHPRGWIAPVTPLFAYYVMQAYGHVGDRKGLVDFIQRRYGPMVALSATIWEGWERYAGRGNLEPAHTDAPELFPDGIVTAPWSDYRAGAQALAHCGGTPAAFVISTDILGVRPIGAGFAGCRITPAVDILAAAEGVFPSVKGKIGVAWKHSARRLRIEISLPRGLGGEVILPASTVADKRIRVNGRTHPGVEPGEKATIPVNQPKTEIVVTA, encoded by the coding sequence ATGACGCAGTCAGCAGTGGCATTGAACCTGAAGGATCACCTTGCGCGCTGGATCTGGACCTCGGATGCCCGGAATCTGCGCCACTATTTCATGTTTGCCCGGCGCACGTTCAACCTCAGGCGGCCGCCCACGCGCGCGCTGCTATTCATCAGCGCGTGCGACCACTACCGCCTCTATGTGAATGGGCGCTACCTCGGGCGGGGCCCGCAGCGTGGGGATCCGAAATGGCAAAGCTATGATACCTACGATGTGACCGCTCTTCTCGCGCCTGGTCGCAACGCGGTGGCGGTGCAGATCTACCGTTACGGCGTCGCCAACATCCTGACGCGCGACACGTTGGGCGGGCTGTTCGCGCGCCTGGAAATCGAGTCTGCAGGAGGCGGACCGCGGGTGATCGGCACCGACGGCGCCTGGAAGGTCCGCGCCGCAAAGGGCTGGAATCGTACAGCCGGTGAGGTGAGCGGCGGCGTTGGCGTCACCGAGGTGCTGGACTCGCGCTTGGATCCGGCGGATTGGATGGAGGTTGCCTGTGACGACCGCGCGTGGGAGAACGCGACTGTCATTCCCCGCAACCGCGAGCCGTGTCCTGTCCTGCTCCCGCGCGACATCCCCATGCTGGTGGAAAAGGGGATACCCCCCGCCAGCGTGCAGGCGCTAAGCGAGTCCCTCATCATCTCCAGCACTACTGTGGACATCCCCGAGCTCCTGGCCCGGGAGATTCATCAGCCCCTGCGCTACTGCAAGGTCGAGAACCCGCGCGGCCTCTTGCGTCCGACCGGCGCGCCCACCGTGGTCACTTTGCCCTCCCTGGGGCGGGACGCGAACGTGTTTGACGGCCATTTCAACCCTCACATCGTCCTGGATTTCGGTCGCATGGTGAACGCTTTCCCGCGGGTGGAGGTCGAGGCGCCGGCGGGAACGATCATTGACCTGACCTGCGGCCAGGAGCTGATCGGCGGGCGCATCGCTCCGGTGAGCGGGGTCGGGCGCTTCGGCGACCGCTGCACCCTGCGCGGGGGCCGCCAGGTGTGGGAGATGTTCGAGTACCGCAACTTCCGTTATCTGCAGATCACGGTGCGCAACGCCTCCCAGCCGGTGCGGATTCACTGCGTCAGCGCGAACACGTATCGCTACCCCATGACCCAAAAGGGGCGCTTCGTTTGCTCGGACCCGGTGCTGACCAAGACCTGGCAGGCGTGCGTGGACACCGCGGACCTGTGCGCGGATGACGGGTACATGGACACCTCGGCGCGCGAGAAGCGCAACTGGCTGGGCGACGGCAGCCACGGCGTGCCCGCCATTTACGCGGGCTTCGGGGAGGTGGCGCTCACTGCGCGTTACTTCCGCATGACCTGCTGGGGGGGGCTGGGGGACGGCATGCTGCGCATGTTCTACCCGGGATCGGATTATCGCCCCGAGGGCTCCGAGATGCCATCGCTCATCCCGCACCACTCGCTCGTATGGGCGCTCCGCCTGTGGGAAAACTGGGAGTTCTTCGGCCGCCGCGAGATCCTGGAAAACGCTTTCCCGGCGCTGGAGGGCCTGGCGCAGTGGTTCCGGCGCAATCGCGATGCCGACGGCCTGCTTTCCCACTTGCCATACTGGAACTGGCTCGACTGGACGCCGGCGGACTTGCGCGGCGAGAACCTCGCCACCAACGCATTCTACCTGAAGCTGCTGCAAGACCTGGCGCGCATCGCCGAGGCCCTCGGACAGCCCGCCAAGGCGCTGCCGTACCGCGCCGAGGCCGAGCGCGTCCGGCAAGTGCTGCGCACCCGCTTCTGGGATGCCGGACGCGGCCTCTTCTTGGATAGCTATCTCAAAGGGAGACTGACCGGCGTCGCGAGCGAGCTGGGCAACGCCCTCGCCGTGTTGTATGGCATTGCCGACGCGCGGCAGGCCGCGCGGGTGATGGCCCACCTCGCCCATCCCCGGGGTTGGATCGCCCCCGTCACCCCGCTCTTCGCGTACTACGTGATGCAGGCCTACGGTCATGTCGGTGACCGCAAGGGGCTGGTTGACTTCATCCAGCGCCGTTATGGACCGATGGTCGCGCTGTCCGCTACCATTTGGGAGGGCTGGGAACGCTACGCGGGACGTGGCAACCTGGAGCCGGCGCACACCGACGCGCCGGAGCTCTTCCCCGACGGGATCGTGACTGCTCCGTGGTCCGACTATCGCGCGGGCGCGCAGGCGCTGGCGCATTGCGGCGGGACGCCGGCCGCGTTCGTCATCTCGACCGACATTCTCGGCGTGCGCCCGATCGGCGCGGGCTTTGCGGGCTGTCGCATCACGCCGGCGGTGGACATCTTGGCGGCGGCGGAGGGCGTCTTCCCCAGCGTCAAGGGCAAGATCGGCGTCGCCTGGAAGCACAGCGCCCGGCGTTTGCGCATCGAGATCAGCTTGCCGCGAGGATTGGGGGGAGAGGTGATCCTCCCCGCCTCCACCGTCGCCGACAAGCGGATTCGGGTCAATGGTCGCACTCACCCCGGCGTCGAACCGGGGGAAAAGGCGACCATCCCAGTCAACCAGCCGAAGACCGAGATCGTCGTCACTGCTTGA
- a CDS encoding MurR/RpiR family transcriptional regulator, which yields MARRSNPGTTSGETYPGRLLGTKIAGAYPRLRPAERRVADYVLAHPHQVTGLPIAALAQRCSVSQHTVNRFCASLGIKGYPELKLALAQHLVIAASSLSEQGDHPSTPEGIVAETFRFNIDSLKATLALEQKAQMRAIADLIARCRMVRWFGIGGSAAVCLDGALRLRQLGIDAAAVTEPFSQVVEACWLGARDAAVGVSHTGESRPVVQALQLARESGASTVGITNFPDSALSRGAEHVLLTASPREWSGASTTVVASRIAQLALVDAIYALVAVERTKRVGEAIDRIDEFVEANLRLGKQARRKRPTRA from the coding sequence GTGGCACGGCGTAGCAATCCGGGCACCACGAGCGGTGAGACCTACCCGGGCCGGCTGCTCGGCACCAAGATCGCCGGCGCCTACCCGCGGCTGCGACCGGCCGAGCGCCGCGTCGCCGACTATGTGCTCGCCCATCCGCACCAGGTCACCGGCCTGCCCATCGCCGCCCTGGCGCAGCGCTGCTCTGTCAGCCAGCACACGGTCAATCGCTTCTGCGCATCGCTCGGCATCAAGGGCTACCCGGAGCTGAAGCTTGCCCTCGCGCAGCACTTGGTTATCGCCGCCTCCTCCCTGTCCGAGCAAGGCGACCATCCTTCCACGCCTGAGGGTATCGTCGCCGAGACCTTCCGCTTCAACATTGACTCCCTCAAGGCCACCCTGGCCTTGGAGCAGAAGGCGCAGATGCGGGCGATCGCCGACCTCATCGCCCGCTGTCGCATGGTGCGGTGGTTCGGCATCGGCGGGTCGGCGGCGGTGTGCCTCGACGGCGCCTTGCGCTTGCGGCAACTGGGGATTGATGCGGCGGCGGTGACCGAGCCCTTCAGCCAGGTGGTGGAGGCATGTTGGCTGGGTGCGCGCGACGCGGCGGTCGGCGTCTCCCATACCGGCGAGAGCCGTCCGGTGGTACAGGCGCTGCAGTTGGCGCGCGAGTCCGGCGCAAGCACGGTGGGCATCACCAACTTCCCCGACAGCGCCCTCAGCCGCGGTGCGGAACACGTGCTGCTGACGGCCTCACCCCGGGAGTGGAGCGGCGCCAGCACCACCGTCGTCGCCTCGCGCATCGCGCAGCTCGCGCTGGTGGACGCGATCTACGCCCTGGTCGCGGTCGAGCGCACGAAGCGGGTGGGCGAAGCGATCGACCGGATTGACGAGTTCGTGGAAGCGAACCTGCGGCTGGGCAAGCAGGCGCGCAGGAAGCGCCCCACAAGGGCGTGA
- a CDS encoding RuBisCO large subunit C-terminal-like domain-containing protein has translation MRTDNVNPPTPYYDPVIFHNIPDGIDRKRCLVATYYVEDRVPGECFLDHFSLVQSIALEGSTGTWERIEEDTPEVRARLSGKLVGYFEIPSPEADTKRAVIQLAFPIDAWEPNLPMMLLSIAGNCFAYSPRMRLLDIAVPDDLLAQFPGPKFGVPGLRELMGIPQRPLSLHIIKPKMGMTPDKTAAQVYQTCLGGVDLIKDDEMTSQVYNSGFEDRLRAVLGAIDRAAQQTGKRPLYFVSITDEVDRIVPKALRAMELGATGLLLTYSAGLSALRVLTAHPEVKVPVLLHASHMIAAQPRISWPVFAKLCRLCGADLMLTPTYWSSIPMVSLEEGLRTAQVKLAPWRHIKPTWPMPCAGVYPGLTEILVREYGTDIVIPAGGGMLGHPMGYAAGARAWQQAIEVVMSGRPLKEAAPDYPELNAAVEKWGIPERPRTHWLRADPRFHPKTSR, from the coding sequence GTGCGCACGGATAACGTCAACCCCCCGACCCCCTATTACGACCCTGTCATTTTTCACAACATTCCCGACGGCATTGACCGCAAGCGCTGCCTGGTCGCCACCTACTATGTGGAGGATCGGGTGCCCGGCGAGTGCTTCCTGGATCACTTCAGCTTGGTGCAGAGCATCGCCCTCGAGGGCTCGACCGGCACCTGGGAGAGAATCGAGGAGGACACGCCCGAGGTGCGTGCCCGGCTGTCCGGCAAGCTCGTCGGCTACTTCGAGATCCCATCGCCGGAAGCCGACACCAAGCGGGCGGTGATCCAGCTCGCGTTTCCCATAGACGCCTGGGAGCCCAACCTGCCGATGATGCTGCTGTCCATCGCGGGCAACTGCTTCGCCTATTCCCCCCGCATGCGCCTGCTGGATATCGCCGTGCCCGATGACCTGCTGGCTCAGTTTCCGGGACCCAAGTTCGGCGTCCCCGGCCTGCGCGAGCTGATGGGCATTCCCCAGCGGCCGCTGTCCCTGCACATCATCAAGCCCAAGATGGGAATGACGCCGGATAAGACCGCGGCGCAGGTCTATCAGACCTGCTTAGGCGGGGTGGACCTGATCAAAGACGACGAGATGACCTCGCAGGTGTACAACAGCGGATTCGAGGACCGCCTGCGCGCCGTGCTGGGGGCGATTGACCGCGCCGCCCAGCAGACCGGCAAGCGCCCCCTCTACTTCGTCAGCATCACCGACGAGGTGGACCGGATCGTACCCAAGGCGCTGCGGGCGATGGAGCTCGGCGCCACCGGGCTGCTGCTGACCTACTCGGCAGGCCTGTCGGCCCTGCGCGTTCTGACCGCGCATCCCGAGGTCAAGGTGCCGGTGCTGCTGCATGCCTCGCACATGATCGCGGCGCAGCCGCGTATCAGTTGGCCCGTCTTCGCCAAGCTGTGCCGGCTGTGTGGGGCCGACCTCATGCTGACGCCCACCTACTGGTCGAGCATCCCCATGGTCAGCCTGGAGGAGGGGCTGCGCACCGCCCAGGTCAAGCTCGCCCCCTGGCGGCACATCAAGCCGACCTGGCCCATGCCTTGCGCCGGCGTCTACCCGGGGCTGACGGAGATCCTGGTCCGGGAGTACGGCACCGATATCGTCATTCCCGCCGGCGGCGGCATGTTAGGCCACCCCATGGGCTACGCCGCCGGCGCCAGAGCCTGGCAGCAAGCGATCGAGGTAGTGATGTCCGGCCGCCCGCTGAAGGAGGCGGCCCCCGACTACCCGGAGCTCAACGCCGCCGTCGAGAAGTGGGGCATTCCCGAGCGGCCGCGCACCCACTGGCTGCGCGCGGACCCGCGCTTCCATCCCAAGACGAGCCGGTAG
- a CDS encoding sugar phosphate isomerase/epimerase family protein, whose protein sequence is MKVGDDTRYRLGACLPVFGSCADRYCRSGYGGGATTLEGMLDLAGQCPGLEGVELVGNWHINDDNIQAMPKELSDRGLEASMLTADLWTQAKWGRGSLAAPDAETRAAALAECRKVIAWAEAMGNVAVDLWFGQDGYDYPFQSDYESAWRWLVEGVAAAAAHRPSVPVCIEYKLKEPRTHIHVNSAAKTLLLIDAVGKDNVGALLDAGHALAAGENPAEAAALLQGNGRRRLFYVHLNDNYGLWDDDMIVGSVRVIELMEFLYWLRRLDYRGWLTLDVFPYREEGLAAARESFAWINDLLRIIEQADPQEIERVVRAGDGAESVRLARRLLVGGRPK, encoded by the coding sequence ATGAAGGTTGGCGACGACACCCGCTACCGCCTGGGCGCGTGCCTGCCCGTGTTCGGGTCATGCGCCGACCGCTACTGCCGGTCCGGCTACGGCGGGGGCGCGACGACCCTGGAGGGTATGCTCGACCTGGCCGGCCAGTGCCCCGGCCTCGAGGGCGTGGAGCTGGTCGGCAACTGGCACATCAACGACGACAACATCCAGGCCATGCCCAAGGAGCTGTCCGACCGCGGGCTCGAGGCCTCCATGCTGACGGCCGATCTGTGGACGCAGGCGAAATGGGGCCGGGGCAGCCTGGCGGCCCCGGACGCTGAAACCCGCGCGGCGGCGCTGGCCGAATGCCGCAAGGTCATCGCGTGGGCCGAGGCCATGGGCAACGTCGCGGTTGACCTGTGGTTCGGCCAGGATGGGTACGACTACCCCTTCCAGTCCGACTACGAATCCGCCTGGAGGTGGTTGGTCGAGGGAGTGGCGGCGGCGGCCGCGCATCGCCCCAGCGTGCCCGTGTGCATCGAGTACAAGCTCAAGGAGCCCCGTACCCACATTCACGTCAACTCGGCGGCCAAGACGCTGCTGCTGATTGACGCGGTGGGGAAGGACAACGTGGGCGCGCTGCTGGACGCCGGCCACGCGCTGGCGGCGGGTGAGAACCCGGCGGAGGCGGCGGCCCTGCTGCAGGGAAACGGTCGCCGGCGCCTGTTCTACGTGCACCTCAACGACAACTATGGCCTGTGGGACGACGACATGATCGTCGGCTCGGTGCGCGTGATCGAGCTGATGGAGTTCCTCTATTGGCTGCGCCGCCTGGACTACCGCGGGTGGCTGACCCTGGACGTGTTCCCCTACCGCGAGGAGGGGCTAGCGGCGGCGCGGGAGAGCTTCGCCTGGATCAACGATCTGCTGCGCATCATCGAGCAGGCCGACCCACAGGAGATCGAGCGAGTGGTGCGCGCCGGGGATGGCGCGGAGTCGGTGCGGCTGGCGCGGCGCTTGCTGGTGGGAGGGAGACCGAAGTGA
- a CDS encoding thiamine pyrophosphate-dependent dehydrogenase E1 component subunit alpha: MTPFGGLDLDRPAAPLPERDQALGLYRTMRRIREFEERVFKYFQAGRIPGTVHQCQGQEAPAAGVCAHLLRTDYITSTHRPHGHAIAKGIPLAEMAAELFGSILGCCRGHGGSMHMGSPEYGMPPASAIVAGGVPIAAGMGLSCRRLMPATVVACFFGDGAFNNGAFHEGANLCAIWDLPVVLVCENNFYGASTHVTTVNKIPRLAERAQSYGMPTETVDGNDVFAVHEAAGRAIARARAGDGPSFLECLTYRRCGHSRRDQNKYRDHEEEAFWLGRDPLDLARARLLDDGAATEAELETIDRAAQEEVRAALDYGEQAPQPPGAEALRDVFWEGSE; the protein is encoded by the coding sequence GTGACCCCGTTTGGCGGGTTGGATCTCGACCGCCCGGCGGCACCTCTGCCCGAAAGGGATCAGGCGCTTGGCCTATACCGCACCATGCGGCGCATCCGCGAGTTCGAGGAGCGCGTGTTCAAGTATTTCCAAGCGGGGCGCATACCCGGCACCGTCCACCAGTGTCAGGGCCAGGAGGCGCCGGCCGCCGGCGTCTGCGCGCACCTGCTGCGCACCGACTATATCACCAGCACCCATCGCCCCCACGGCCATGCCATCGCCAAGGGTATTCCGCTTGCCGAGATGGCGGCCGAGCTCTTCGGCAGCATTCTCGGCTGCTGCCGCGGCCACGGCGGCTCCATGCATATGGGCAGCCCGGAGTACGGGATGCCGCCCGCCAGCGCCATTGTCGCCGGCGGGGTGCCGATTGCGGCCGGTATGGGCCTGTCGTGTCGCAGGTTGATGCCGGCAACGGTCGTCGCGTGCTTCTTCGGCGACGGCGCCTTCAACAACGGCGCTTTCCACGAGGGCGCCAACCTGTGCGCGATCTGGGACCTGCCGGTGGTGCTGGTGTGCGAGAACAATTTCTACGGCGCCTCCACCCACGTCACCACGGTGAACAAGATCCCGCGCTTGGCGGAGCGCGCGCAGTCCTATGGCATGCCGACCGAGACGGTAGATGGCAACGATGTCTTCGCCGTGCACGAGGCGGCGGGGCGGGCCATCGCGCGCGCGCGCGCAGGCGATGGCCCCTCCTTTCTGGAGTGCCTGACCTACCGCCGGTGCGGGCATTCCCGCCGCGACCAGAACAAGTATCGCGACCATGAAGAGGAAGCGTTCTGGCTTGGCCGCGATCCGTTGGACCTCGCCCGCGCCCGGCTGCTCGACGACGGGGCAGCGACGGAAGCGGAACTGGAGACCATTGACCGGGCGGCGCAGGAGGAGGTGCGGGCAGCGCTCGACTACGGCGAGCAGGCCCCGCAGCCGCCGGGCGCGGAGGCGCTGCGCGACGTCTTCTGGGAGGGATCCGAGTGA
- a CDS encoding alpha-ketoacid dehydrogenase subunit beta, translating into MRVTIAKALRLAITEEMRRDPTVICIGEDIGTPGGWGGAFTVTWGLEREFGFERIRNTPISEAGLIGAAVGAAMTGLRPIADFQYADFMFCAADQLINQAPKMCFMSGGRTKVPLVVRAPVGASTRGAQHAQSPEAWIVHTPGWKVAVPSTPYDAKGLLKTAVRDDNPVFIFEHKLLYGSSGARKEDHALEVDEPVPDEDFTVPLGVAAVRRPGKHITVVATHLMLYRALQAAEELAQEGIELEVIDPRTLVPFDYDTVCESLGRTGHLMTVEEDTRRGGWGAEIVAEIAETHGDLLQAPPVRVATYDAPIAASPVMERFAVPDAARIAAAAMAMVEA; encoded by the coding sequence ATCCGAGTGACCATCGCAAAGGCGCTGCGCCTGGCGATTACGGAGGAAATGCGCCGCGACCCCACGGTCATCTGCATCGGCGAGGACATCGGCACGCCGGGCGGCTGGGGCGGCGCCTTCACCGTCACCTGGGGGCTGGAGCGCGAGTTCGGCTTCGAGCGCATCCGCAACACGCCCATTTCCGAGGCGGGGTTGATCGGGGCGGCGGTGGGCGCGGCGATGACGGGTTTGCGTCCGATCGCCGATTTCCAATACGCCGATTTCATGTTCTGCGCCGCCGACCAGCTGATCAACCAGGCACCGAAGATGTGCTTCATGTCAGGCGGGCGCACCAAGGTGCCGCTGGTGGTGCGGGCGCCGGTGGGGGCAAGCACGCGCGGGGCGCAGCATGCGCAGTCCCCCGAGGCATGGATCGTCCATACCCCCGGCTGGAAGGTGGCGGTGCCTTCGACGCCCTACGACGCCAAGGGCCTGCTCAAGACGGCGGTGCGCGATGACAACCCGGTGTTCATCTTCGAGCACAAGCTGCTCTACGGCTCCAGCGGCGCGCGCAAGGAAGACCACGCGCTGGAGGTGGACGAGCCGGTGCCGGACGAGGATTTCACGGTGCCGCTCGGCGTCGCCGCGGTGCGCCGTCCGGGGAAACACATCACCGTGGTCGCCACGCATCTGATGCTCTACCGCGCTCTGCAAGCAGCCGAGGAGCTGGCGCAGGAGGGCATCGAGTTGGAGGTGATTGACCCGCGCACCCTGGTGCCCTTCGATTATGATACCGTGTGCGAATCGCTGGGCCGCACCGGACACCTGATGACCGTCGAGGAGGACACCCGGCGCGGCGGCTGGGGCGCGGAGATTGTGGCCGAGATCGCCGAGACCCATGGCGATCTGCTTCAAGCCCCGCCGGTGCGCGTCGCCACCTATGACGCGCCCATTGCCGCCAGCCCGGTGATGGAGCGCTTCGCGGTGCCCGACGCCGCGCGCATCGCTGCAGCAGCCATGGCCATGGTGGAGGCGTAG